A stretch of the Bacillus sp. FJAT-18017 genome encodes the following:
- a CDS encoding ubiquitin-like small modifier protein 1, which produces MIVKVFANLRDICGGFTVEVQPEGNRVIDVLEKMVEMFPPIEEEIFTAERTLKDFVQVYINGRNIVHLQDLQTEVSDSDQFALFPPVAGG; this is translated from the coding sequence ATGATAGTGAAGGTGTTTGCGAATCTCCGTGACATTTGCGGAGGCTTCACGGTTGAGGTGCAGCCCGAGGGGAACCGGGTTATCGATGTTCTCGAGAAGATGGTCGAGATGTTCCCGCCGATTGAAGAAGAAATTTTCACGGCGGAACGGACCTTGAAGGATTTTGTCCAGGTATACATTAACGGCCGGAATATTGTCCATCTGCAGGACCTGCAAACGGAAGTCAGCGACTCGGATCAATTTGCTTTGTTCCCGCCGGTTGCGGGTGGCTGA
- a CDS encoding nucleoside hydrolase, whose translation MTEKVILDVDTGIDDAMAIIYAARAKEIELLGLTTCFGNTSVEETTRNTLQLLELLGREDIPVSMGADTPWKRAPLKEKAVHIHGEDGMGNHSLPLPKIEATGKHAVDVIIENVLWYPGEVTLIFVGSLTNLALAIEKEPAIIEKVRRVVVMGGAATVKGNITPHAEANIYTDPEAADFVFQSGVPVTMVGLDVTMQTLLPKGQLETWRTIGTPLSEFLYHIVGFYMNAYLTQGIAGCALHDPLAVGAVIDPSFIKTKPMHIRVDCSESDTIGETVSHSGEAPNIEVALEVDADRFRQHFLSLVN comes from the coding sequence ATGACAGAGAAAGTAATACTTGATGTTGATACAGGCATTGATGATGCGATGGCGATTATCTATGCTGCCCGGGCAAAAGAAATCGAACTGCTCGGCCTGACCACCTGCTTCGGAAATACATCCGTCGAGGAAACGACCCGAAACACGCTACAGCTGCTCGAGCTGCTTGGTCGCGAGGATATTCCTGTAAGCATGGGGGCGGATACGCCATGGAAGCGCGCACCTCTTAAAGAGAAGGCGGTTCATATTCACGGTGAGGACGGGATGGGGAATCATTCCCTGCCTCTTCCGAAAATAGAAGCGACTGGAAAGCATGCTGTAGACGTCATAATTGAGAACGTACTGTGGTACCCAGGTGAGGTCACGCTCATCTTTGTTGGCAGCCTCACCAATCTCGCACTTGCGATTGAGAAAGAGCCGGCGATAATCGAGAAGGTCAGGCGGGTTGTCGTCATGGGCGGTGCGGCAACGGTAAAAGGCAATATCACCCCTCATGCTGAAGCAAATATTTACACCGACCCGGAAGCAGCGGACTTCGTATTCCAATCGGGCGTGCCTGTTACGATGGTAGGTTTGGATGTAACGATGCAGACCCTGTTGCCTAAGGGCCAACTGGAAACATGGCGTACTATCGGCACGCCGCTTAGCGAGTTTCTGTACCACATTGTCGGCTTTTATATGAATGCCTATTTGACACAGGGAATCGCAGGCTGTGCGCTCCACGACCCGCTTGCGGTCGGTGCTGTCATCGATCCTTCTTTTATAAAAACAAAACCAATGCATATTCGCGTCGACTGTTCTGAATCCGATACCATTGGAGAAACCGTCAGTCACTCCGGAGAAGCACCCAACATCGAGGTCGCGCTCGAAGTTGATGCTGACCGGTTCAGACAGCATTTTCTCAGTTTAGTAAACTAG
- a CDS encoding DMT family transporter, with amino-acid sequence MKKSIGILSVLIAASLYGFVNTIVKLAYAADFQYAELTVSQYVYGSLGLLVLVLVTKSFSKVSLKDFGKLLVVGGVGLGGTSLALYASLAYVPTSISLVMLFQFTWIGLVIERFVFKRKIGHNQWLAVALVLAGTLFVLQITTIDAGSVNMAGVLYGFLAAICYSVFLIGASVLPASIPNFYKTFLMVAGTMVLLLVGFAAVTPPAEMNPFGDVMGWGILLGLLAQAIPPVLFTYGAPKIGGTLTSILSAFELPVGIIASYLIVGEQVVLAQWVGMLLILAGIVVSQLGTSEKI; translated from the coding sequence GTGAAAAAGAGCATTGGGATTCTATCAGTATTGATTGCTGCCTCCTTGTACGGGTTCGTCAATACAATTGTAAAATTAGCATACGCGGCTGATTTCCAGTATGCGGAACTAACGGTAAGCCAATATGTGTACGGCTCGCTGGGGTTATTGGTGCTCGTTCTTGTAACAAAGTCATTCAGCAAAGTTTCACTAAAAGATTTCGGTAAACTTTTAGTGGTAGGAGGAGTGGGGCTCGGCGGAACAAGCCTCGCTCTTTACGCCAGCCTTGCCTATGTGCCAACATCCATTTCACTTGTTATGCTGTTTCAGTTCACCTGGATTGGCCTTGTCATTGAGAGGTTTGTTTTTAAAAGGAAAATCGGCCACAACCAGTGGCTGGCCGTGGCGCTAGTCCTGGCCGGAACTTTGTTTGTATTGCAAATCACCACAATTGATGCAGGTTCGGTAAACATGGCCGGCGTGCTGTACGGGTTTCTGGCAGCCATTTGTTACTCGGTATTCCTGATTGGAGCTTCGGTGCTGCCAGCTTCAATCCCGAACTTTTATAAAACGTTCCTAATGGTAGCCGGGACAATGGTCTTGCTGCTGGTCGGGTTTGCAGCTGTAACACCGCCTGCCGAGATGAATCCGTTCGGTGATGTTATGGGGTGGGGAATCCTGCTCGGGCTGCTCGCTCAAGCGATTCCGCCAGTGCTGTTTACATATGGAGCACCAAAAATCGGTGGAACACTTACCTCGATTCTCAGTGCATTTGAGCTGCCAGTCGGTATCATCGCATCTTATTTGATCGTCGGCGAGCAGGTTGTCCTTGCTCAGTGGGTCGGGATGCTGCTGATACTTGCCGGTATTGTCGTTTCGCAGTTGGGAACATCCGAAAAGATATAA
- a CDS encoding DinB family protein has product MTKKWGLRSSIKVLDDSEIILVATAFAMDNTSQNLEEETVNTYCKSTLHQIEIAIQTTASIIDQLEESDLPKRPHPDKFSVGELLGHLATICRADMVISDGATQEEMSHLYASNSYSNLIDIKAALFANFKALEERYKNYTDDELQQETTSYWGVSYTRYEWLLEILAHVYHHRAQLHALLVYCYGKDLKLSLFE; this is encoded by the coding sequence TTGACTAAAAAGTGGGGGCTTCGGTCGTCAATAAAGGTTCTTGACGACTCTGAAATTATATTGGTGGCCACAGCTTTTGCCATGGACAATACGAGCCAGAATCTTGAGGAGGAAACAGTGAATACATACTGCAAAAGCACGCTGCATCAAATAGAAATTGCCATACAAACAACGGCTTCCATCATTGACCAACTGGAAGAATCCGATTTACCAAAGCGGCCTCATCCAGACAAATTTTCGGTTGGGGAATTACTCGGGCACCTCGCAACCATTTGCAGAGCAGACATGGTTATTTCAGACGGAGCAACACAGGAGGAAATGAGCCACCTTTATGCCAGCAATTCATACAGTAACCTTATTGACATCAAGGCTGCTCTTTTTGCTAATTTCAAAGCATTAGAAGAAAGGTACAAAAACTATACCGATGATGAACTTCAGCAAGAAACTACCTCCTATTGGGGTGTCTCGTACACGAGGTATGAATGGCTGCTTGAAATTTTAGCGCACGTGTATCACCACAGAGCGCAATTGCATGCGCTGTTAGTCTATTGTTACGGAAAAGACCTTAAACTATCTTTGTTTGAATAG
- a CDS encoding IS256 family transposase encodes MTQIQFNLNTDVLKEAVMASNIDTVMKASIVLVLNAVMEKERDEYLQAGAYERNSIRRDYRNGYYERDLLLSIGKVTLKVPRTRGGDFSTTVFERYSRCDQAFILSMLEMVVNGVSTRKVKHIVKQLCGESVSKSFVSSLTEMLDPVVSQWASRPLNTKYYPYIFADAMYIKVREHNRVVSKAVYIATAIDEGNHRDVLGLKVAHSESFEAWQSFFQHLQERGLQSPKIVISDAHKGLKAAIAKEFVGTIWQRCLVHFKRNIFTNLPKKEMDEVKFGLKRIFDVAEADEARRFKDEFIDRFGDNPKLERTLRTLEEGFEDAIQFLNEPAKYHPYIRSTNSLERLNQEVRRRERSIRIFPNTQSAFRMIGAILIDYTEEQERKKILFKK; translated from the coding sequence ATGACCCAAATTCAGTTTAACCTAAATACCGACGTTTTAAAAGAAGCCGTAATGGCTTCCAACATCGACACTGTGATGAAAGCGTCCATTGTCCTTGTATTGAATGCCGTAATGGAAAAGGAGCGGGACGAGTATCTCCAGGCTGGGGCCTACGAGCGGAATTCAATTCGCCGCGACTACCGAAATGGTTATTATGAACGCGATCTTTTACTCAGTATCGGCAAAGTTACCTTGAAGGTGCCCCGTACACGGGGTGGAGACTTTTCGACAACCGTTTTTGAAAGGTATTCAAGATGCGACCAGGCGTTTATCCTCTCTATGCTTGAAATGGTTGTAAATGGCGTATCCACCCGAAAGGTCAAGCATATTGTCAAACAATTATGCGGGGAGAGTGTTTCAAAATCCTTCGTTTCTTCTCTGACGGAAATGCTTGACCCGGTGGTGAGCCAATGGGCCAGCCGGCCTCTTAACACTAAATATTATCCTTATATTTTTGCAGATGCGATGTATATCAAGGTAAGGGAACATAACCGCGTGGTCTCCAAAGCCGTTTATATCGCGACAGCGATTGATGAAGGCAATCACCGGGATGTCTTAGGCTTAAAAGTGGCCCACTCCGAGAGTTTTGAAGCATGGCAGAGTTTTTTCCAGCACCTTCAGGAAAGAGGACTCCAATCCCCCAAAATAGTTATTTCTGACGCACACAAAGGCCTGAAAGCCGCCATAGCTAAAGAGTTCGTGGGAACCATCTGGCAACGTTGCCTGGTTCATTTCAAAAGAAACATTTTCACCAATCTGCCCAAAAAAGAAATGGATGAGGTGAAATTCGGGCTTAAGAGGATCTTTGATGTAGCTGAGGCGGATGAGGCTAGGCGGTTTAAGGATGAATTTATAGACCGGTTTGGGGATAATCCTAAACTTGAGCGTACACTGAGAACATTGGAAGAAGGCTTCGAGGATGCCATTCAGTTCCTTAACGAACCTGCCAAGTACCACCCATATATCCGAAGTACAAATTCGCTGGAACGGTTGAATCAGGAAGTCCGTAGAAGGGAAAGGTCAATCCGAATTTTCCCCAATACCCAATCTGCATTTCGAATGATTGGCGCAATCCTGATTGACTATACGGAAGAACAAGAAAGGAAAAAGATCCTTTTTAAAAAATAG